TCCACCAGGTTTTTACAAAGTCAGTTTCACCGTTCAGGGTTGCACTGGTAATAGGGGTGGTGGCATCGCGGTACATCCAGTCGTCGGTCCAGTCGTCCTGGTCTTTCATCCAGAATGCATCTTTGTACAAGCCGTTTAATGACATTTCGATTTCTTCGGAATTGGAGTTCCAGGTTTCGCCGGAACCATCCGAAAGAGGAACGAGGTTGAGATCACCACAGGAAGAGGCGGATATCAACAACAAGAAAAGTATAAAAATATGAGGTTTCATTGCGTATCGGGATTAGAATTTGATGGAAGCACCAAACACAAAAGAGGTGGTGATAGGATAGGTGAAAGAGCCCATTTCGGGATCCCAGCCTTTGGGGAAACGATGCGCCGAGAAAAGATCAGTGACGGTGCTGTATAACCTTAAACCCTGTATACGGATCTTTTCCGTGAGGTGGCGGGGTACCTGATAGGACAGGCTGATGTTTTTCAGTCGCAGATAACCTCCGTTGATTAGCCAGAAATCCGACATCGCGAAGTTGTTTCCTGCCGAGGTGTTAGTATACCGGGGATATTTGGCGGCAAGGTTTTGCGCATCGGTATTATACCTGCTCCACGACTGCCCGTCGAGTATCTCAGGAAAATTACCATAGTTTTCAAGCAATGGCTGTACCATGGAGGTACTGATGCGGGAATTCTGCTTTCCTACACCCTGCAAGACCACCGAGAGATCAAAGTTTTTATAACTTGCTCCCAGGTTTGCTCCGAAAATCAGCCGGGGTAATGAACCGCCCAGTAAGACACGGTCATATTCAGGCGATATTTTGCCGTCGGGCTTTCCTTCGGGGCCGCTGATGTCCTGGTAACGGATATCTCCAGGTCGGACGTTGGTATTCAGCTTAGCTGAGTTGTCCACTTCATCCTGCGTCTGATACAGGCCCATGGCTTTGTATCCATACCACTCGTTAAACTGACTTCCCATTTTTTTGATCTGGTCACCCAGAAAAACGGTACCGCCAAGGTCGCCCATTTTGGATACAAAGTCCGAAAGGTTAAAAGAGAACCGATAGCCAACATCCCCAGCCTTGTCGTTCCAGCCCACCTGCATTTCCCAACCGGTAGTATACATTTTCCCGGTGTTCTGGTCCGGATTGTCAAACCCGATATAATCCGGAATCTCAAGTTCCAGGAGCATGTCTTTAGTAGTTTTTTTATAATAATCAGCGGTCAGCTTAAGGCGGTCATTGAAGAAATTAACGTCCAGCCCCATGTCAAACGACTGCGTGGTTTCCCATGAGATATCCCTGATCGCATATTGGTATTGTGCCGCAGCCTGGGCCGAAACGGCTGTATTTCCCTTGTAAAAAAGTGAGCTGTTTTCAAAGGAGAGCAGGGCTTGGTATGGATAATTTCCGATACGTTCGTTACCCAGCGAGCCCCAGGAAGCTCTTACCTTGAGGAAAGATAATACCTGGTTTTTAGGCATGAAATTTTCCTCGGAGATAACCCAGCCAGCTGAAACAGATGGGAATGACCCCCAACGATACCCGGGAGCAAATCTTGAGGAACCGTCGAAACGGACATTTGCCTGAAAGAGATACTTGTCTTTGTAATTATACATCACCCTGCCAAACCAGGAACGGTAAGCATTTTCGAAAGCATTTCCGCCGTTATCGCGGAATTCCAGAGGTCCCAGATTCAGATAGGGATAGTTGGTCAGGATATATTGCCCACGGGATGCCGAGAGATCTTCGTTGAAAGCATGGTAATACTCGTATCCCGCCAGAAGGTCAAGATGATGGCTGCCAAGCTGTTTGGAATAATTGGCCAGGAACTGAGTGGTATACCGGTAATTATCTTTTCTGGTTTCGGCCAGTTTGGTTTCTGTGCCGCCTTCCAGGTACCCGGCTATGTTACCCGGATTGTTCCAGGAGGTATAAGGGATTTTCTTTGTGAAATATTTGGCCTTGTCAAAATTCAGGAAGGGGGATAGTATACCTGAAAATTTCAATCCTTCAATAGGCGAAAAGTCGAGGCTGAGCTTACCCCCAACCTGATTATACCATTCCTTGTTAGCACCACCGTATTTTAAAAGCCCGTAAATATTGGCTCCGTCTTTGCCCGCTCCCACGCGCCCGTCGGACCACATGGCGGCGTAGATAGGTGGTGCAACGTTCATGCGGTTGATGGGGTCGGTTACGGGCTGGTCAACCAATGTCCGTTTAAAGTTGATATCAATACTGGCCGAGAGATACTTGGTAATGGTGACATCGTTGTTCACCCGGGCAGTGATTCGTTCGTAGGTCCGGTTATCATAAAGGGCATCGCTTTTGTCGTAGCCAAGAGATACCCGCGATTTCAATGCTTTTCCGGCAGCGGAAATACTCAGGATGTGGCTGCGGCGTGGAGCAGTATTGTTAAGTATCAGCCGTTTCCAGTCGGTGTTAGGATACTGATCGGGGTTTTCGGCGTGGAGAGCCGGATAATTGGTGATCAGATCTTTGCTATATGTTGGATACTCGTTTGAATTGTTACCGTTGTCATTCCATCTCAGCTCGTTGGTAAGCTGCATAAAACGTTGGGCATTTACATATTTGGGCAATTTGGTAGGTTTATCTAAGCCATACTCCACCGTATAATCCAGATTGAGTTGACCTTCTTTTGCTCTTTTGGTAGTAACCAGTATCACGCCTGCCGCAGCCCGGGAGCCGTAGATAGACGCAGAGGCGGCATCTTTCAATACCGAAATGTTGTCAACATCATTAGGATTAATCGAATTGATATCGTCCACAGGAACACCATCCAGTATGATAAGTGGGTTGGCGCCTGCATCCGTGATGGTTGTAATTCCCCTGACACGGATGGTGGCAGTAGCACCCGGCGCATTGTTATTGCGGGTAACCATTACCCCCGGCATAGCCCCCTGGAGAGCCTGAGAAATCTGGGTCGTTTTGCGGGTAGC
This portion of the Dyadobacter sp. CECT 9275 genome encodes:
- a CDS encoding SusC/RagA family TonB-linked outer membrane protein, translated to MKKTLITAKQWHTIMKISTVQIFMVFFLTSVVWGKSSAQEMLNHRIHISSKDTPLRTVLSEISKTTGIRISYNSKVVSREQIVSVHAKNEKLVDVLDNLLLPLNITYIVLEKQIVLRKLEPAPQQKKSQDPAQPSSSNERTINGTVTDEAGEPLPGVNIVLRGSSRGTTTSKDGKYTLDLPEGDNVLIFSFVGYIPQEIIIGKRTAIDVTLKVDTKALEEVVVVGYGTVQKKDLTGSVSSMQGDALATRKTTQISQALQGAMPGVMVTRNNNAPGATATIRVRGITTITDAGANPLIILDGVPVDDINSINPNDVDNISVLKDAASASIYGSRAAAGVILVTTKRAKEGQLNLDYTVEYGLDKPTKLPKYVNAQRFMQLTNELRWNDNGNNSNEYPTYSKDLITNYPALHAENPDQYPNTDWKRLILNNTAPRRSHILSISAAGKALKSRVSLGYDKSDALYDNRTYERITARVNNDVTITKYLSASIDINFKRTLVDQPVTDPINRMNVAPPIYAAMWSDGRVGAGKDGANIYGLLKYGGANKEWYNQVGGKLSLDFSPIEGLKFSGILSPFLNFDKAKYFTKKIPYTSWNNPGNIAGYLEGGTETKLAETRKDNYRYTTQFLANYSKQLGSHHLDLLAGYEYYHAFNEDLSASRGQYILTNYPYLNLGPLEFRDNGGNAFENAYRSWFGRVMYNYKDKYLFQANVRFDGSSRFAPGYRWGSFPSVSAGWVISEENFMPKNQVLSFLKVRASWGSLGNERIGNYPYQALLSFENSSLFYKGNTAVSAQAAAQYQYAIRDISWETTQSFDMGLDVNFFNDRLKLTADYYKKTTKDMLLELEIPDYIGFDNPDQNTGKMYTTGWEMQVGWNDKAGDVGYRFSFNLSDFVSKMGDLGGTVFLGDQIKKMGSQFNEWYGYKAMGLYQTQDEVDNSAKLNTNVRPGDIRYQDISGPEGKPDGKISPEYDRVLLGGSLPRLIFGANLGASYKNFDLSVVLQGVGKQNSRISTSMVQPLLENYGNFPEILDGQSWSRYNTDAQNLAAKYPRYTNTSAGNNFAMSDFWLINGGYLRLKNISLSYQVPRHLTEKIRIQGLRLYSTVTDLFSAHRFPKGWDPEMGSFTYPITTSFVFGASIKF